The sequence below is a genomic window from Mycobacterium sp. ITM-2016-00316.
AAATGGCGCGCCTGCGGGGCATCAGTGAGGAACGTGACGGTCCCGGTCGGGGTGTTTGCGGACCGCACGCGGTCCCCGAAGTGAGCCGGGTCAACCCAGATGGATGACGCGACCGGTGTCACTTACATTGAGCGGTATCGGTACTTACGCGATCACCGGATCGGCCTCCGGCATGGGATCACACGCGGCCCGTCAGCTCACCGCGCGCGGGCACCGGGTGATCGGCGTCGACCTCAAGAATGCCGACGTCATCGCCGACCTCTCCGACCCCGCGGGGCGACGCAGCGCGGCAGCCGAGGTGCTCGCGGCCGCTGGTGGCGTGCTCGACGGGGCCGTGCTGGCGGCCGGTCTGGGTCCCGGGTCCGGCCCCGACCGCAACCGGTTGATCGCACAGGTGAACTTCCTCGGCGTCGTCGAACCACTCCTGGCGTGGCGGCCGGCCCTGGCCGCGGCGGACCGCGCGAAGGTGGTCGTGCTCGCCAGCAACTCCACCACCACGGTGCCGATGGTGCCTCGTCGCACCATCAACGCCCTGCTCGCGCACGACCCGGACAAGGCGGTCCGCAGTATCCGCCTGCTCGGCAGGCACGGTTCGGCCCTGATGTACGCGGCCTCCAAGATCGCGGTCAGCCGGTGGGTGCGCCGGCATGCGGTCACGCCGCTGTGGGCGGGCGCGGGAATTCGGCTGAATGCGCTGGCGCCGGGCGCGATTCTGACGCCACTGCTGGAAGCCCAGCTCGCCGAGCCCTTGGAGGGCAGGGCGGTACGCAGGTTCCCGATTCCCGTCGGCGGGTTCGGAGCGGCCGACCAGCTGGCGGAGTGGATCACCTTCATGCTGTCGGATTCCGCCGATTTTCTCTGCGGCAGCGTCATTTTCGTCGACGGCGGAACGGATGCCTTCTTCCGCACGGACGATTGGCCCAGCGGCGTGCCTGCCCGCGGGCTCCCGCGGTACCTGTGGCGCTTCGCCCGAGGCGCCTGAGCAACAGCGTGCGGCACCGCGGGTCGGAAGTCCCGGCGTCGAAAGATGTTGCGACCCCGGTGATCGCCCCGTGCAGTCCCCTCGTCGCTGCCTGCACGGGGCGACGGTCATCAGGCCGGTTTCGGCCGCGACGTGGCAGCGGGTGCCGGGCGCACCAGCAGCTGGAACTCGATATCGGTGTCGGCGGCACGCCGCACATCCTGGGCGCAGTGCCGCGCGAGCCGGCGGACCTGCGCGGCCGTCGTGCTCGGCGGCACATCGGTGGTGATGCGCACCGTCGGGCGCCCGCCCGCCGTGCGGGTCGCCGCTTTCGCCGACTGCACAGCGGGGTGCCGGGCGAGGTCGGCGGCCGCGGCATCGGCCACCCGCGCCAGATCCACCGCACCGACGTGTTCGGTGTCCATCGCCCGCACCGATCGGGGCCGCAGATGCAGCAGAAGCAGCCAGAGGCCGATGAGCACGGCGATTGCGCCGCCCACGCCGAGCGCCAGGGACCACCATGCCCAGTCCGGGGCACGCCCCAGCGAGGCCGCGTCGATCCGGGCCGCGGCCTCGCGGGCGAATGCCACATCGAGGCCGTAGCCGATCACCCACGCCGACCCGGCCAGCAGCAGCAGAGCGGCCACCGCGGTGAGCAACCGGTCCGTCACCCGCAGGAAGGGCGTCATCGGGGTTCTCCTCCGTTGTCGGGGTTGTCAGCGTCGGGGACCGTCCAGTCCCGGACCTTGTTCCTGGGCACCCAGACGTGGTCGCCCACCGAGACGTGCGTCCGGCGCCGGGGGGTCACCGAGGCCACGAGCAGCAGCAGCCCGACAAGGGCGGTCACGGCGGCGATCGGCCAGACCCACCACTGCCACTGCGCATCGGCCGCCCACCGGAGAGCGGGCGCGATCCACGGGTCGGCGGAGTTGAGGGCATCCCGGATCGCCACCCCTCCCGCAGCGATCATGACGGCGGCGACGAGCACCCCGCCGTAGGTGGCCGTGGCGGCACGCCGCGGCGCGAAGCGTCGGTGCGCGACGCCGATCGGCTCACCGGCCGGGTCGGCGTCGTATGCATCGGCCACCTGCGCCGGCGTGCGATCGGACTCGACGGCTGTGATGGTGATGTCGACACGGTCCGGGCGTTCGGCCAGGGTCGCCTCCATCTCGTCGACCACTGCCGCGCGCACCGAGTCCAGGACCGCCGCACCGTCCACCGGCCAGGTGACGGCCACCTGTACGTCGACGGTCTGGGCTCCTTGTCCCCCGCCGATGCCGACGGAGGGCAGGGTGCGGCCGGGAACCATCGCGCGTCGGGCCACCACACCGGGCACCGAGAGTGCGGCTCGCTCGATCAGTTGCCGGCGTACGCGGTCATCGATGACGGTGCGCCCGCGCGCGGCGTGCGGCTGCGCCGCCACATCGCTGGTCACGTCAGCGCCCGGACCCGCGACCGAGTGCGGTCAGGTCGATCGTTCCGTCCAAGTGGGCACCGATCGCCGCGCCGGCGGCGCCCAGTACGAGAGCCAGCAGGAAGCCGATCAATCCGCCCGCGACGGCGGCGATGGCCAGCAGCAGCCCGGCGAAAAGTCCTGGCAGCAGAAACTTTTCGGTCATTGCTTCTCCTGTGTGTTGAGAGGGTTTACGTGTTCGCTTGGGGGTGAGGTTGATTCGGGGGCCGAGACATCGCCCACGACGACATCGACGGGCACCCCCGCGGCGGCGCTGGCGGCGTGCCGCACCCGCTCAGCGGTTTCCAGCAGCGGCGATCGAAGTTCGAGGACCACATGCACTTTGCCTCCGGCGCCGTCCAGCCGGACCCCCCCGACGATGCGTCCGGGCAGATACGTCGCGGGCACGCCGGGCCCGGAGTGCAGACCGATCACACCATCGACGGCAGATATCGCCGCGATGACGCGATCGATCCGCTCACTCGAGGTCACTGGACCCGGGGCTGTGCATCGGCCACGAGCGCCGCGCCGTCCTCGTCTTCGGCGAAATGGACGTCATGGACGGTGATGTTGACCTCGGTCACTTCCAGACCGGTCATGTTCTCGACCGCGGAGATGACGTTGTTGCGGATCCCGTCGG
It includes:
- a CDS encoding DUF2273 domain-containing protein → MTEKFLLPGLFAGLLLAIAAVAGGLIGFLLALVLGAAGAAIGAHLDGTIDLTALGRGSGR
- a CDS encoding SDR family oxidoreductase — its product is MGTYAITGSASGMGSHAARQLTARGHRVIGVDLKNADVIADLSDPAGRRSAAAEVLAAAGGVLDGAVLAAGLGPGSGPDRNRLIAQVNFLGVVEPLLAWRPALAAADRAKVVVLASNSTTTVPMVPRRTINALLAHDPDKAVRSIRLLGRHGSALMYAASKIAVSRWVRRHAVTPLWAGAGIRLNALAPGAILTPLLEAQLAEPLEGRAVRRFPIPVGGFGAADQLAEWITFMLSDSADFLCGSVIFVDGGTDAFFRTDDWPSGVPARGLPRYLWRFARGA